In Rhinolophus sinicus isolate RSC01 chromosome X, ASM3656204v1, whole genome shotgun sequence, a single genomic region encodes these proteins:
- the PJA1 gene encoding E3 ubiquitin-protein ligase Praja-1, with amino-acid sequence MHRPAPSQTAKRSRLPLSSVRRRWDDSENSGSSLNIDNEDYSRYPPREYRLLSSRRGMAYGPIDSLREDESEEEGAGPVALAPVPVRGKTGKFKDDVEKGARSLVGMPPHLPGFNRDVRGQLSKLDPAPSARAGFLQQKSMASQTSVVGRKVAAKGDSLERERREQNFPVRLSRAPVSLCGGGENTPKGGEEPVVRPKIRNLASPSCAKPKIFFDTDDDDDMPHSTSRWRGTASTDEGPSDGLARRGRGESSSGHSEPKYPEDKREARNEQVKPEKLPRRRRTMADPDFWTYSDDYYKYCDEESDSDKEWTAALRRKYRGREHNLSSSGESWDTLPGKEEHEPEPALVNGAARASPGSSGSKELEVRGPSLREAEQASPEGGEAPWLQYNANESGSEGENDSGQEFLQPGVFMLDGNNNLEDDSSVSEDLEVDWSLFDGFADGLGVAEAISYVDPQFLTYMALEERLAQAMETALAHLESLAVDVEVANPPASKESINTLPEILVTEDHSAVGQEMCCPICCSEYVKGEVATELPCHHYFHKPCVSIWLQKSGTCPVCRCMFPPPL; translated from the coding sequence ATGCACAGACCAGCCCCCAGTCAGACCGCCAAGAGGAGCCGATTGCCACTGTCCAGTGTTCGTCGTCGTTGGGATGACAGTGAGAACTCGGGAAGCAGCCTGAATATAGATAATGAGGACTACTCCAGGTACCCGCCAAGAGAGTATAGGCTTCTGAGTAGCAGAAGAGGAATGGCTTATGGACCTATTGACTCTTTGCGGGAAGATGAGAGCgaggaggagggggctgggcctGTGGCACTAGCACCAGTACCAGTGCGAGGGAAAACTGGCAAGTTTAAAGATGATGTAGAGAAAGGGGCAAGGTCTTTGGTTGGGATGCCCCCTCACTTGCCTGGTTTTAACCGTGATGTGAGGGGCCAGCTTAGCAAGCTAGACCCAGCCCCCTCTGCCAGAGCTGGATTCCTACAGCAAAAGAGCATGGCTTCTCAGACCTCTGTTGTGGGCCGCAAGGTGGCCGCAAAAGGCGACAGCCTGGAGAGGGAGAGACGTGAGCAGAATTTTCCTGTGCGTCTCAGCAGGGCTCCTGTGAGTCTTTGTGGTGGTGGGGAAAACACCCCAAAGGGTGGAGAGGAACCCGTGGTGAGGCCCAAAATCAGAAATCTGGCCAGTCCCAGCTGCGcgaaaccaaaaatattttttgatactGATGATGATGACGATATGCCACACAGTACTTCCAGGTGGAGGGGTACTGCCAGCACTGATGAAGGCCCTTCAGATGGCCTGGCGAGAAGAGGCAGAGGTGAGAGTTCAAGTGGCCACTCTGAGCCGAAGTACCCCGAAGACAAGAGGGAGGCCAGGAATGAACAAGTGAAGCCAGAAAAGCTGCCGAGACGGCGACGAACCATGGCCGACCCTGACTTCTGGACGTACAGCGACGATTACTACAAATACTGTGATGAAGAGTCGGACAGTGACAAAGAGTGGACTGCTGCTTTGCGGCGGAAGTATCGGGGTCGGGAGCACAACCTGTCGTCCAGCGGTGAAAGCTGGGACACTCTGCCAGGGAAAGAAGAGCACGAACCTGAGCCAGCCCTAGTGAATGGTGCTGCCCGCGCAAGCCCTGGCAGCAGTGGCAGCAAAGAACTTGAAGTCCGAGGACCATCTCTTCGGGAGGCGGAGCAGGCATCCCCGGAAGGAGGAGAAGCCCCTTGGCTGCAATACAATGCAAATGAGAGCGGCAGTGAGGGCGAGAATGATTCAGGCCAGGAGTTTCTGCAGCCTGGGGTCTTCATGCTGGATGGCAACAATAACCTTGAAGACGACTCCAGCGTGAGCGAAGACCTAGAAGTGGATTGGAGCCTCTTTGATGGCTTTGCAGATGGGTTGGGGGTGGCTGAAGCCATTTCTTATGTGGATCCGCAGTTCCTGACATACATGGCACTCGAAGAACGCCTGGCCCAGGCAATGGAAACTGCCCTCGCACACTTGGAGTCTCTCGCTGTGGACGTGGAGGTGGCCAACCCACCAGCGAGCAAGGAGAGCATCAACACTCTTCCCGAGATCCTGGTCACTGAAGACCACAGCGCAGTGGGCCAAGAAATGTGCTGCCCCATCTGTTGCAGTGAATATGTGAAGGGGGAGGTGGCGACAGAGCTGCCATGCCACCACTATTTCCACAAGCCCTGTGTGTCCATCTGGCTCCAGAAGTCTGGCACCTGCCCTGTGTGCCGCTGCATGTTCCCTCCCCCACTCTAA